In Arsenophonus sp. aPb, one DNA window encodes the following:
- a CDS encoding DMSO/selenate family reductase complex B subunit, with protein sequence MKQYGFFFDSTKCTGCKTCQVSCKDEKDLKLGPKFRRIYEYSGGSWQQQDGIWQQNIYNYYLSIACNHCDSPTCVAGCPTGAMHKRAEDGLVVVNQDVCVGCRYCELRCPYGAPQFDVNKKLMSKCDGCYQRVAKGMKPVCVDSCPQRALDFGEITLLRELHGHENGIAPLPDPGLTQPNIVIKPHRDAKPFNDQSGKLQNLAEVKYA encoded by the coding sequence ATGAAACAGTATGGTTTTTTCTTTGACTCTACTAAATGCACGGGTTGTAAAACATGTCAGGTTAGTTGCAAGGATGAAAAAGATCTAAAATTAGGCCCTAAATTTCGTCGGATTTATGAATATAGTGGAGGTAGTTGGCAACAACAAGATGGTATTTGGCAGCAGAATATTTATAACTATTATTTATCAATTGCTTGTAATCATTGTGATTCACCAACTTGTGTGGCGGGTTGTCCAACAGGTGCGATGCATAAACGTGCAGAAGATGGGTTAGTGGTAGTAAATCAAGATGTGTGTGTGGGATGTCGTTATTGTGAGCTCCGTTGCCCTTATGGTGCTCCTCAATTTGATGTTAATAAAAAACTGATGAGTAAATGTGATGGTTGTTACCAACGTGTTGCTAAAGGTATGAAACCTGTTTGTGTTGATTCATGTCCACAACGAGCGCTGGATTTTGGTGAAATTACTTTATTACGCGAACTACATGGCCATGAAAATGGCATTGCCCCGTTGCCGGATCCTGGATTAACTCAACCGAATATTGTGATTAAACCTCATCGAGATGCTAAACCATTTAATGATCAAAGTGGCAAATTACAAAATCTCGCGGAGGTTAAATATGCATGA
- a CDS encoding DmsC/YnfH family molybdoenzyme membrane anchor subunit, translating into MHELPLVFFTVLGQSAAGLFFVAYLSNKLNLINNNQLNVANLLAMVVMFLGLIIGGLHVGQPIRFFNMLLGIGRSPMSNEAFFSGIFMALAVGTVVFSFFEKFTKLKQICNLAGVVAGLVFVWSIPQVYYIDTVANWNTHYTALQMWMTCFIGGGALATLIGAHKLGALFFIIGAMVILATKADYISLLNAKAIDQTGLWGIQLVILGLSLFVMAAVVLKNNVPQTTLVACTVIIFVAELSGRIAFYNLWEITM; encoded by the coding sequence ATGCATGAACTCCCGCTGGTTTTTTTTACGGTATTGGGTCAGTCAGCAGCAGGATTATTTTTTGTTGCCTATTTGAGTAATAAACTTAATCTAATTAATAACAATCAACTTAATGTTGCAAACCTGCTTGCTATGGTAGTCATGTTTTTGGGATTAATTATAGGTGGTTTACATGTTGGCCAACCAATACGTTTTTTTAATATGCTGTTGGGAATTGGTCGTTCACCGATGAGCAATGAAGCTTTTTTTAGCGGTATTTTTATGGCATTGGCAGTTGGTACGGTAGTTTTTTCTTTTTTTGAAAAATTTACTAAATTGAAACAAATTTGTAATTTAGCTGGTGTTGTTGCCGGTTTAGTCTTTGTTTGGTCAATTCCACAAGTTTATTACATTGATACAGTAGCTAATTGGAACACTCATTATACTGCATTACAAATGTGGATGACTTGTTTTATCGGAGGTGGTGCATTAGCGACTTTAATTGGTGCACATAAATTAGGGGCATTGTTTTTTATTATTGGCGCAATGGTTATTTTGGCTACTAAAGCCGATTATATTAGTTTACTTAACGCAAAAGCGATTGATCAGACTGGGTTATGGGGAATACAGTTAGTCATACTTGGTTTATCGTTATTTGTAATGGCCGCCGTAGTATTAAAAAATAATGTCCCGCAGACGACTTTAGTTGCATGTACAGTTATTATTTTTGTTGCAGAGCTTTCTGGTCGTATTGCATTTTATAATTTATGGGAAATCACTATGTAA
- a CDS encoding molecular chaperone, with the protein MLLNTSILRILGACFYYSPDSPSVKSLIPLMPFLVELFPWPDRQKIKKLTKEIAKQDFELLYYDFSILFEGQGNMPVPPWGSVYLDPEKIVMGISTQAYQHFLSLHSIAVESVQNEPTDQFGLMLLAVVYLLERDKKIIAIELIEQHLLPWAYRYLSLIQMTKLEHIFYRNLAAILEEYLKTIEQKFNLKVPKRQLFH; encoded by the coding sequence ATGTTATTAAATACTTCAATTTTACGTATTCTTGGGGCATGTTTTTATTATTCACCTGATTCACCTTCGGTAAAATCATTAATTCCTTTAATGCCTTTTTTGGTTGAATTGTTTCCATGGCCAGATAGGCAGAAAATTAAGAAATTAACAAAAGAAATAGCAAAGCAAGATTTTGAACTACTATATTATGATTTTTCTATTTTATTTGAAGGGCAGGGTAATATGCCAGTGCCTCCATGGGGATCCGTTTATTTAGATCCAGAAAAAATTGTAATGGGAATTTCAACTCAAGCATATCAACACTTTCTATCTTTACATTCTATAGCTGTAGAAAGTGTACAAAATGAACCAACAGATCAGTTTGGACTTATGTTATTGGCAGTAGTTTATTTATTAGAAAGAGATAAAAAAATTATAGCAATTGAATTAATAGAGCAGCATTTATTACCGTGGGCATATCGCTATTTATCTTTAATACAAATGACAAAGTTAGAACATATTTTTTATCGAAATCTTGCAGCTATTTTAGAGGAATATTTAAAAACAATTGAACAAAAATTTAATTTAAAAGTTCCCAAAAGACAATTGTTTCATTAA
- a CDS encoding DUF924 family protein gives MHNEWQEVFDFWFKESTNKQWFEKKPQFDAIIRNRFKLTTEKAIRGELAHWRCSIKGRLAEIIVLDQFSRNIWRDTAKAFSQDNMALILAQEAIKQLDYTKLPITQRKFILMPFMHSESPFIHQQAIPLFTALNDKITLEFEMRHKEIIDHFGRYPHRNEILNRISTPEEILFLKKSGSSF, from the coding sequence ATGCATAATGAATGGCAAGAAGTTTTTGATTTCTGGTTTAAAGAATCTACTAATAAACAATGGTTCGAAAAAAAACCACAATTTGACGCTATCATTCGGAATAGATTTAAACTAACAACTGAAAAAGCGATTCGTGGTGAACTTGCTCATTGGCGCTGTTCAATAAAAGGTAGATTAGCTGAAATTATCGTGCTTGATCAGTTTTCTCGTAATATTTGGCGTGATACAGCAAAAGCATTTTCACAAGATAATATGGCGTTAATTTTAGCTCAAGAAGCAATTAAACAACTTGATTATACGAAATTACCAATAACACAACGAAAATTCATTTTAATGCCTTTCATGCATTCAGAATCACCTTTTATTCATCAACAAGCAATTCCTCTTTTTACTGCATTAAATGATAAAATAACACTTGAATTTGAAATGCGGCATAAAGAAATTATTGACCATTTTGGCCGCTACCCACATAGAAATGAAATTCTTAATAGAATTTCTACGCCTGAAGAAATTTTATTTTTAAAAAAATCGGGCTCAAGTTTTTAG
- a CDS encoding PsiF family protein has translation MKLKIFFVTLIGVLLINPVLAAEKTTKKTMSSQQIKMKDCNIQAKQKSLEGQKRKSFMQSCLSSKPSKKNNSQNEKMIKCNAEAGKIKFKEGERKIFMSKCLRG, from the coding sequence ATGAAATTGAAAATATTTTTTGTTACATTAATAGGCGTTTTACTTATAAACCCGGTTTTAGCTGCCGAAAAAACGACGAAAAAAACCATGTCATCTCAACAAATTAAAATGAAAGATTGTAATATTCAAGCTAAGCAAAAATCATTAGAGGGTCAAAAAAGAAAATCCTTTATGCAATCTTGTCTTAGCAGTAAACCTTCTAAAAAAAATAACTCTCAAAATGAGAAAATGATAAAGTGTAATGCCGAAGCTGGCAAAATAAAATTTAAAGAAGGTGAACGAAAAATATTTATGAGTAAATGCCTTCGTGGTTAA
- a CDS encoding chorismate mutase, which produces MINNLKRHKPCAVILKYSLSTLFFISFTATAHEYQKIAALIEQRLSYMKYVAKYKFEKHLSVEDRTQENKVIINSINKAETLGLDKKSIEPFMISQINAAKAIQYRYKADWLSMPETMTQDDDLADIRLKISKLSDDILQLIAKELKKNGQIKNPICLYINKIQLHNLKDTDKK; this is translated from the coding sequence ATGATTAATAACCTTAAGCGCCATAAACCCTGTGCAGTTATATTGAAGTATTCTTTATCTACGCTATTTTTCATTTCTTTTACAGCTACAGCTCATGAATACCAAAAAATCGCAGCTCTTATTGAGCAACGTCTCTCTTATATGAAATATGTTGCTAAGTATAAATTTGAAAAACACCTTTCGGTAGAAGATCGCACACAAGAAAATAAAGTTATTATAAACTCTATTAATAAAGCAGAAACTTTAGGCTTGGATAAAAAATCAATAGAGCCTTTTATGATATCCCAAATAAATGCAGCTAAAGCAATTCAGTATCGTTATAAGGCAGATTGGCTATCCATGCCGGAAACCATGACTCAAGATGATGACTTGGCAGATATTCGATTAAAAATCAGTAAATTAAGTGATGACATCTTACAATTAATTGCTAAGGAATTAAAAAAGAATGGCCAAATAAAAAATCCGATCTGTTTATATATAAATAAAATCCAGCTGCATAATCTTAAAGACACTGATAAAAAATAA
- a CDS encoding DJ-1/PfpI family protein, producing the protein MNKEKITNEKKDLIFAFVLFPGMTPLDIIGPATLLQNQGFSIEYVWHNKQPITTEINCQTLTPTITFDELDAVDILCITGSHNPFPALKDIKMLKWIHKVGQNAKYITSVCNGSMFLAAVNLLDNYKSSTHWSCNEFLAKLGATVSNERITIDRNRITGGGVTAGIDFGLHILSIIKSETDAKVMQLLTQYDPQPHFQSGNPQTAEPEIVKIACDNIKTSFETETPDYLEILKRTIERKKDFMDN; encoded by the coding sequence ATGAATAAAGAAAAAATTACTAACGAGAAAAAAGATTTAATTTTTGCATTTGTCCTTTTCCCTGGAATGACACCATTAGATATTATAGGGCCTGCCACTCTATTGCAAAATCAAGGGTTTAGTATAGAATATGTTTGGCATAATAAACAACCTATCACGACAGAAATTAATTGTCAGACCCTCACACCTACTATAACATTTGATGAATTAGATGCTGTCGATATATTATGCATTACCGGTTCACATAATCCATTTCCCGCACTTAAAGATATAAAAATGTTAAAATGGATCCATAAGGTTGGACAGAATGCTAAGTATATTACTAGTGTATGTAATGGCTCTATGTTTTTAGCCGCAGTAAATCTTTTAGATAACTATAAATCATCAACACACTGGAGTTGTAATGAGTTTCTAGCTAAGTTAGGTGCTACTGTTTCAAACGAACGGATTACCATTGATAGAAATAGAATTACAGGTGGAGGCGTAACCGCTGGTATTGATTTTGGGCTACACATATTATCAATAATAAAATCAGAAACTGATGCCAAGGTAATGCAACTACTTACCCAATATGATCCTCAACCTCACTTTCAATCAGGAAATCCTCAAACAGCCGAACCTGAAATAGTTAAAATAGCGTGTGATAACATTAAAACATCGTTTGAAACAGAAACACCCGATTATCTAGAAATACTTAAACGTACCATTGAAAGAAAAAAAGACTTCATGGATAATTAA
- a CDS encoding trypsin-like peptidase domain-containing protein gives MNIKKYADNSKIIHVNHNFMQDNQSSLIRTFVIEEVNVEFIRLVFSLANMPSGSYIEITDRKRQHTRIFPLNKGATLDVTFYTNCIDIKVILPKNYYYNENQIAELTYYEALPQDLTQIVEDSHDGRQPYMWYKNTPFFNPVRAVHFAAFNGYGGSCSFIGSANHVLTNRHVALGANSQIDPEAINSSEMWVNWHNITNDFSSPITDIIHFDIDKVLTYGKEIGGVEDYALFTITDFDYQNAHVKTLFGGLKLQETINNERENIYIPQHGGAKPLQISARLVSSMHPFASITPQPEYGDLFILGDMEPGSSGSPLIGRETHNILGILWGRLLFTQHGISSPYLIDKLKDFISDSNIHIKAQENIVTHNIEATPVDNAEIKVILGDKEQLIPFDTILVENHDGYSIVEMAGLDLTTRKTMPVKYKVLAIMSNHQVSHLNDPALIGEVTLRFIPYQHPQETVIKSWFVARIERDGEIVNNYITRILSYNYDVFEIPFDVNNADCMPLIFDAKQANTILHPFTETNPNLSFYTLRHGQGPENVGEISDGYSILKTQVINEKGEKELVTFQAYRIKSVTASEPYPLIYTPSRINVKCNYDFKGPSYLRICYYPEDNLHLIGKGTFKGIIALHGSDESGSAARLCKNILLDITING, from the coding sequence ATGAATATAAAAAAATATGCAGATAATAGTAAAATAATACATGTCAATCATAACTTTATGCAAGACAACCAAAGCTCCTTAATTAGAACTTTTGTTATTGAAGAAGTTAATGTTGAATTTATCCGATTGGTGTTTAGTTTGGCCAATATGCCATCTGGTTCATATATAGAAATAACTGATCGTAAGAGACAACATACACGTATATTTCCACTAAATAAAGGTGCTACGCTGGATGTAACTTTTTATACTAATTGTATCGATATCAAAGTTATTTTACCCAAAAATTATTACTATAATGAAAATCAAATAGCAGAGCTTACTTATTATGAAGCACTTCCCCAAGATCTAACGCAAATTGTTGAAGATAGTCATGATGGGCGGCAACCTTACATGTGGTATAAAAATACACCTTTTTTTAATCCAGTTCGCGCTGTCCATTTTGCTGCATTTAATGGTTATGGTGGAAGTTGCTCATTTATAGGTTCAGCTAATCACGTATTAACAAATCGCCATGTCGCTTTAGGCGCCAATAGCCAAATTGATCCAGAAGCAATAAATTCCAGTGAAATGTGGGTTAACTGGCACAATATTACTAACGACTTTTCATCACCGATTACTGATATTATCCATTTTGATATCGATAAGGTATTAACTTACGGCAAAGAAATTGGTGGGGTTGAGGATTATGCCTTATTTACTATCACGGATTTTGATTATCAAAATGCTCACGTTAAAACTTTATTTGGTGGTCTAAAGCTTCAAGAAACCATAAATAATGAGCGAGAAAATATCTATATTCCGCAACATGGTGGAGCAAAACCGTTACAAATCAGTGCACGGCTGGTGAGTTCTATGCATCCTTTTGCATCAATAACCCCTCAGCCAGAGTATGGTGATTTATTCATTCTAGGAGATATGGAACCAGGATCTTCAGGCTCTCCTCTAATTGGTCGCGAAACACACAATATATTAGGAATTTTATGGGGGCGGCTTTTATTTACCCAACATGGCATTTCATCACCATACCTTATCGATAAGCTTAAAGATTTTATTTCTGATAGTAATATTCATATCAAAGCACAAGAAAATATTGTGACACATAATATTGAAGCTACTCCGGTCGATAATGCTGAAATTAAAGTGATATTAGGTGATAAAGAACAATTAATTCCTTTTGATACTATTCTTGTTGAAAACCATGATGGCTACTCTATTGTCGAAATGGCTGGATTGGATCTTACAACCAGAAAAACTATGCCAGTAAAATATAAAGTCTTGGCAATTATGTCTAATCACCAGGTAAGCCATCTTAATGATCCTGCGTTAATTGGTGAAGTAACGCTGAGATTTATTCCTTATCAACATCCACAAGAAACTGTTATTAAAAGCTGGTTTGTTGCTCGAATAGAACGAGATGGAGAAATTGTCAACAATTACATTACTCGCATTTTAAGCTATAACTACGATGTCTTCGAAATACCATTTGATGTTAACAATGCAGATTGCATGCCATTAATTTTTGATGCCAAACAAGCTAATACTATTCTACACCCATTTACCGAAACCAATCCTAATTTATCATTTTATACTCTACGCCATGGGCAAGGACCAGAAAATGTTGGTGAAATTAGTGATGGTTACTCAATTCTAAAAACACAAGTCATTAATGAAAAAGGTGAAAAAGAGCTAGTTACTTTCCAGGCATATCGGATTAAATCAGTAACCGCAAGTGAGCCTTACCCTTTGATCTATACTCCAAGCAGAATTAATGTAAAATGTAATTATGACTTTAAAGGACCATCATATTTAAGAATTTGTTATTACCCCGAGGATAACCTGCATTTAATTGGTAAAGGAACATTTAAGGGGATTATTGCGCTCCATGGCAGTGATGAAAGTGGTTCTGCAGCTCGTTTATGTAAAAATATTCTATTGGATATTACAATCAACGGATAA
- a CDS encoding phage holin family protein, protein MPKENDVLIWCLIGLFSAWGGATRYILNTEKKKSKRRWIAMMFEMIISCFTGFIGGLLAMEYGSSHYITLVIAGLLGSMGGTGLKLLYQKVFNLKIDKK, encoded by the coding sequence ATGCCTAAAGAAAATGATGTTCTTATATGGTGTCTTATAGGTTTGTTTTCTGCATGGGGAGGTGCTACTAGATATATACTAAATACGGAAAAAAAGAAATCAAAACGACGATGGATAGCAATGATGTTTGAAATGATTATATCTTGCTTTACTGGATTTATTGGCGGCTTATTAGCTATGGAATATGGCTCTAGTCACTATATTACACTAGTGATTGCAGGTTTACTTGGGTCCATGGGTGGTACAGGATTAAAATTACTATACCAAAAAGTCTTCAATTTAAAGATTGATAAAAAATAA
- a CDS encoding winged helix-turn-helix domain-containing protein, producing the protein MKSYIVINSVGRTVEVEDEVVKLTPKEFLMLEVILNFSHGKDTMDLEHLIQYVWMDRYRSITANNVSQLFSRVRKKLYNVSGYLDLKRMPNGMICAIIKDGTEILWNEKPPKRYLLITHIYNYLKKLQIKL; encoded by the coding sequence ATGAAGTCGTATATAGTTATCAATAGCGTTGGTAGGACGGTTGAAGTAGAAGATGAAGTTGTAAAATTAACCCCTAAAGAATTTCTTATGCTTGAAGTTATCCTCAATTTTTCTCATGGCAAAGATACGATGGATTTAGAACACCTTATTCAATATGTGTGGATGGATAGATATAGGAGTATTACAGCAAATAATGTAAGCCAATTGTTTTCTAGAGTACGAAAAAAACTTTACAATGTCAGTGGTTATCTAGATTTGAAAAGAATGCCAAACGGTATGATTTGTGCAATTATAAAAGATGGTACAGAAATATTATGGAATGAAAAACCTCCTAAACGATATCTTCTTATTACTCATATCTACAATTATTTAAAAAAATTACAAATTAAATTATAA
- the thiD gene encoding bifunctional hydroxymethylpyrimidine kinase/phosphomethylpyrimidine kinase, translating into MIYNSLSIAGTDPTGGAGIHADLKVFSALGNYGAAVITALVAQNTCSVQSIHNLPGEIVASQLESVLTDVRIDSVKIGMLSNTTNICIVAAALQKYSLSFTVLDTVMLAKSGVPLLNADAIDSLINVLLPKVSLITPNLPEAAVLLNCTVAKSEQEMISQGRKLLSFGCPAVLMKGGHLNNKESPDWLVTHSGEWRYSLPKVKTRHTHGTGCTLSAALAAQRPYFNNWHDTIIAAKNYVQNTLKHANRLNVGKGVGPVHHFYNWW; encoded by the coding sequence ATGATTTATAATTCGTTATCAATTGCAGGAACTGATCCAACGGGTGGTGCAGGTATTCATGCTGATTTGAAAGTATTTTCAGCATTAGGAAATTATGGTGCGGCTGTGATAACAGCATTAGTCGCGCAAAATACATGCTCAGTACAGTCAATTCATAATCTTCCAGGCGAAATTGTCGCTTCACAGCTTGAATCAGTATTAACAGACGTTCGCATTGATAGCGTGAAAATTGGTATGTTATCAAATACTACAAATATATGCATAGTAGCGGCCGCATTACAAAAATATTCATTATCTTTTACTGTACTTGATACCGTTATGCTAGCAAAAAGTGGGGTACCATTATTAAATGCTGATGCGATCGATAGTCTTATTAATGTTTTGTTACCTAAAGTGTCTCTTATCACGCCGAATTTGCCGGAGGCTGCTGTACTTCTCAACTGCACGGTGGCTAAAAGTGAACAAGAGATGATATCTCAGGGAAGAAAACTATTATCATTTGGTTGCCCGGCTGTACTTATGAAAGGTGGACATCTTAATAATAAAGAAAGCCCAGATTGGCTTGTTACGCATAGTGGTGAATGGCGATATTCATTACCTAAAGTAAAAACACGACATACCCATGGTACCGGTTGTACATTATCTGCAGCGTTGGCTGCACAGCGGCCTTATTTTAATAACTGGCATGATACAATTATTGCAGCTAAAAATTATGTGCAAAATACTTTGAAACATGCCAATAGATTAAATGTTGGAAAAGGTGTTGGGCCTGTGCACCATTTTTATAACTGGTGGTAA
- a CDS encoding L-cystine transporter gives MNFPVIFNLLIFTILLLFLAKVSANGWSLSKKVFVGLLIGTFFGVILHLVYGTNNQIVHDSLSWFNIIGNGYIKLLQMVIMPLVFASILNAIARLNQTSSLGKISFFTIGILLFTTAIAALIGIAVTCWFGLTAEGLVQTSHETLQLEIIENNYIQKVSDLTIPELILSFIPKNPFADLAGANPTSIISVVIFSTFLGIAALQLAKSNPEKGEKILSAIDIFQSWIMKLVRLVIRLTPYGVMALMIKVVANSNLQDIIKLGSFVIASYLALSLMFIIHGILLSFTGINPVKFFKKVIPVLIFAFTSRSSAGSIALNVETQTQQLGIPESIANFSASFGTTIGQNGCAGIYPAMLAVMVAPTVGINPLDPIWIATLVGIVTISSAGVGGGATFAALMVLPAMGLPITLVALLISIEPLIDMGRTALNVNGSMVAGTITSQLMHQTDKRIFNK, from the coding sequence ATGAATTTCCCCGTAATTTTTAATCTACTTATCTTTACCATATTATTGCTTTTTTTGGCCAAAGTAAGTGCAAATGGATGGAGTCTATCAAAAAAAGTCTTTGTTGGTCTTCTTATCGGTACCTTTTTTGGAGTTATTTTACATTTAGTATATGGTACAAATAATCAAATAGTGCATGATTCATTATCATGGTTCAATATTATAGGCAATGGTTATATAAAATTACTTCAAATGGTTATCATGCCGTTGGTATTTGCTTCAATACTTAATGCTATAGCACGCTTAAATCAAACATCTTCATTAGGGAAAATCAGTTTTTTTACGATTGGGATCCTTCTTTTTACTACAGCCATTGCCGCTCTGATTGGGATCGCTGTTACATGCTGGTTTGGCTTAACTGCAGAAGGCCTAGTACAAACTAGCCATGAAACTCTTCAACTTGAGATTATAGAAAATAACTATATTCAAAAGGTTTCTGATTTAACAATACCTGAGTTAATATTATCATTTATTCCTAAAAACCCTTTTGCTGATCTGGCAGGTGCTAATCCAACATCTATTATTAGCGTCGTTATATTTTCTACCTTTTTAGGTATAGCAGCGCTTCAATTAGCCAAAAGTAATCCAGAAAAAGGTGAAAAAATTTTATCCGCGATTGATATTTTTCAATCCTGGATTATGAAGCTAGTTCGTTTAGTTATACGGCTTACACCATATGGAGTAATGGCTTTAATGATTAAAGTCGTAGCTAATTCAAACCTGCAAGATATTATTAAGCTGGGTAGTTTTGTTATTGCCTCCTATTTAGCATTATCCTTAATGTTTATTATCCACGGTATACTTCTTTCTTTCACTGGCATTAATCCAGTAAAATTTTTTAAAAAAGTTATTCCAGTATTAATTTTCGCATTTACCAGTCGTTCTAGTGCTGGCAGTATTGCATTAAACGTTGAAACACAAACTCAACAATTAGGTATTCCTGAATCAATCGCTAATTTTTCAGCATCCTTCGGTACAACAATTGGCCAAAATGGCTGTGCAGGTATTTACCCTGCCATGCTGGCTGTAATGGTCGCCCCAACGGTTGGGATCAATCCGCTGGATCCTATATGGATCGCTACACTTGTTGGTATTGTAACTATTAGTTCTGCCGGCGTAGGTGGCGGAGCAACTTTTGCTGCATTAATGGTTTTACCAGCAATGGGATTACCCATTACTCTAGTAGCGTTACTTATCTCAATTGAACCATTGATCGATATGGGAAGAACAGCATTAAATGTTAATGGCTCAATGGTTGCTGGAACAATTACTAGCCAACTGATGCATCAAACAGATAAACGAATTTTCAATAAATAA
- a CDS encoding metal-dependent hydrolase yields the protein MTATGHLLFSVSSLILVHKLAITPEFAYGDWLHLLAGALLGALLPDIDHPSSHLGRLFRFISVPICRLCGHRGFTHSLLAWLLIMLLSVQLPHSYWLSDALVQAFLLGYFSHLVGDMLTVKGIPFLWPLKISFCFPILGNNSNQRAEHSIAILLAICAILIPSNYQLPLQPILQETRKNVITYVVNELNDLISLHSP from the coding sequence ATGACTGCCACCGGGCATCTGCTTTTTTCAGTATCATCATTAATACTTGTGCATAAACTAGCAATTACACCCGAGTTTGCATATGGTGATTGGCTTCATTTATTGGCCGGTGCATTACTTGGCGCTCTGCTACCCGATATAGATCATCCATCATCTCATCTGGGACGTTTATTTCGTTTTATTTCTGTTCCAATTTGTCGTTTATGTGGCCACCGTGGTTTTACCCATAGTTTACTCGCATGGTTGCTCATTATGTTATTATCCGTTCAACTTCCCCATAGTTACTGGCTTTCTGATGCACTAGTTCAAGCATTTTTATTAGGCTATTTCAGTCACTTAGTTGGAGATATGTTAACCGTAAAAGGGATACCTTTCTTATGGCCATTAAAAATTTCTTTCTGTTTTCCTATCTTAGGTAATAATTCTAATCAAAGAGCGGAGCATTCTATCGCCATCTTATTAGCTATTTGTGCGATTTTAATTCCATCGAACTATCAATTACCACTACAACCTATATTGCAAGAAACGAGAAAAAACGTTATTACATATGTAGTTAATGAACTAAACGATTTAATTTCATTACATTCCCCTTGA
- the hxpB gene encoding hexitol phosphatase HxpB → MCHKLSIKAAIFDMDGLLINSEPLWSQAEKEILSKLGVNTSIANQLPDTLGLRIDQVVQLWYSAAPWQGTSLEEVEQKIVKRVIELIEEQRPLLPGVKHALQLCQDHNLKIGLASASPKHMLEKVLTMFNIRDYFSAVVSATPLPYSKPHPEVYLQAAKLLDIEPTHCVAFEDSFHGMIAVKAARMRSIVVPPKDYFTDTRWTLADFKLTTLTELATKHIV, encoded by the coding sequence ATGTGTCATAAGCTATCTATCAAAGCTGCTATTTTTGACATGGATGGGTTATTGATTAATTCTGAACCCCTTTGGAGCCAAGCAGAAAAAGAAATTCTTAGTAAACTTGGCGTTAATACATCAATTGCCAATCAACTCCCTGACACACTAGGATTACGTATTGATCAAGTAGTACAACTGTGGTACTCAGCTGCTCCTTGGCAAGGAACCTCATTAGAAGAGGTTGAACAAAAAATTGTTAAACGTGTTATTGAACTTATAGAAGAACAACGACCGTTATTACCAGGTGTTAAACATGCACTTCAACTATGCCAAGATCATAATTTAAAAATTGGTTTAGCGTCAGCTTCACCAAAGCACATGCTAGAAAAAGTACTCACTATGTTTAATATTCGCGATTACTTTTCAGCCGTAGTCTCAGCAACGCCATTACCATACAGTAAACCCCACCCAGAAGTTTACTTACAAGCAGCAAAACTGCTAGATATTGAACCAACTCATTGTGTTGCTTTTGAAGACTCTTTCCATGGCATGATTGCTGTAAAAGCTGCACGTATGCGTAGTATCGTTGTACCACCAAAAGATTACTTTACTGATACACGGTGGACATTAGCAGACTTCAAGCTCACCACCCTGACTGAATTAGCAACTAAGCATATCGTTTAA